The proteins below come from a single Necator americanus strain Aroian chromosome V, whole genome shotgun sequence genomic window:
- a CDS encoding hypothetical protein (NECATOR_CHRV.G18880.T2), with protein MGLFIGLLACVVSSVFFGSMFVALKRCNAGDGIFAQWVTSMAILCVGYVVFWYQNFPGFYPLAMLGGLFWTNTSVFEVDSFADESIIHLMISNQIEFVTFGIPLRVLAPIPPNVANSTAVPLINRIGLSTGILIWGSAKCLTGWVTGRFGVFGMKPNPPASDLLNYTGLTLVILGGFMFSLVNAKPNRTLALRLIQNEEEHISTEDTENESYVSNSSSCETSTAEEFSVRIGGRERAMYSSKISMGGDASIFKVLFVQMSDHSYRYPNYPKDGLAYVLSHFFGIFVSATIIFIVYGIARKNQPYASPELVLPGFLAGLLWGVGQSAFFVANQHLSQAISFPIITGLPGCVASAWGIFYFREITASPHESGVIWISAG; from the exons ATGGGTTTATTCATTGGACTCCTAGCATGTGTTGTGTCCTCCGTATTTTTTGGTTCAATGTTTGTAGCTCTGAAACGATGCAACGCAGGAGACG GGATTTTCGCGCAATGGGTCACCTCTATGGCGATTTTATGCGTGGGTTACGTAGTCTTTTGGTATCAGAATTTTCCTGGCTTCTATCCACTTGCCATGCTGGGAGGACTGTTTTGGACA AACACTTCTGTGTTTGAAGTAGACAGTTTTGCTGACGAGAGTATTATTCATCTGATGATATCAAATCAAATTGAATTTGTGACGTTCGGAATTCCCCTCCGTGTTCTTGCTCCGATCCCACCTAACGTAG CTAACTCTACTGCTGTTCCTCTTATCAACCGGATTGGTCTATCGACAGGAATTCTTATATGGGGAAGTGCGAAATGTCTAACGGGTTGGGTGACAGGAAG GTTTGGTGTGTTCGGTATGAAACCAAATCCGCCAGCTAGTGATTTGCTGAACTATACGGGACTAACGTTGGTGATTTTAGG GggtttcatgttttctttggTAAACGCAAAACCAAACCGTACACTCGCACTGAGGCTTATTCAGAATGAAGAGGAACACATTTCTACA GAAGATACCGAGAACGAGAGTTACGTAAGCAATTCATCTTCGTGCGAAACTTCAACAGCAGAAGAATTCTCAGTTAGAATAGGGGGACGCGAAAGAGCAATGTATTCCTCAAAGATATCCATGGGAGGTGATGCGTCCATCTTCAAAGTCCTTTTTGTACAGATGTCTGATCACAGCT ACAGATATCCCAACTATCCGAAAGATGGACTCGCTTATGTGCTGTCACATTTTTTCGGCATATTTGTTTCTGCAACGATAATTTTCATAGTCTACGGAATTGCTAG GAAAAATCAACCTTATGCATCTCCAGAGCTTGTGCTGCCGGGTTTCCTAGCTGGTTTATTGTGGGGAGTTGGGCAATCCGCCTTCTTTGTTGCAAATCAGCATCTTTCACAGGCGATTTCATTTCCTATAATAACGGGACTTCCCGGATGTGTTGCATCTGCATGGGGAATTTTTTACTTTCGGGAAATCACA gcatcaccccacgaatctggagtgataTGGATTTCTGCCGGCTAA
- a CDS encoding hypothetical protein (NECATOR_CHRV.G18880.T1), translating to MGLFIGLLACVVSSVFFGSMFVALKRCNAGDGIFAQWVTSMAILCVGYVVFWYQNFPGFYPLAMLGGLFWTVANSTAVPLINRIGLSTGILIWGSAKCLTGWVTGRFGVFGMKPNPPASDLLNYTGLTLVILGGFMFSLVNAKPNRTLALRLIQNEEEHISTEDTENESYVSNSSSCETSTAEEFSVRIGGRERAICLITAVCAGVLYGLNFVPVIYMIDNPDRYPNYPKDGLAYVLSHFFGIFVSATIIFIVYGIARKNQPYASPELVLPGFLAGLLWGVGQSAFFVANQHLSQAISFPIITGLPGCVASAWGIFYFREITGSRNMLMYSIALLSSVSGAVLVGLSKEIHM from the exons ATGGGTTTATTCATTGGACTCCTAGCATGTGTTGTGTCCTCCGTATTTTTTGGTTCAATGTTTGTAGCTCTGAAACGATGCAACGCAGGAGACG GGATTTTCGCGCAATGGGTCACCTCTATGGCGATTTTATGCGTGGGTTACGTAGTCTTTTGGTATCAGAATTTTCCTGGCTTCTATCCACTTGCCATGCTGGGAGGACTGTTTTGGACAGTAG CTAACTCTACTGCTGTTCCTCTTATCAACCGGATTGGTCTATCGACAGGAATTCTTATATGGGGAAGTGCGAAATGTCTAACGGGTTGGGTGACAGGAAG GTTTGGTGTGTTCGGTATGAAACCAAATCCGCCAGCTAGTGATTTGCTGAACTATACGGGACTAACGTTGGTGATTTTAGG GggtttcatgttttctttggTAAACGCAAAACCAAACCGTACACTCGCACTGAGGCTTATTCAGAATGAAGAGGAACACATTTCTACA GAAGATACCGAGAACGAGAGTTACGTAAGCAATTCATCTTCGTGCGAAACTTCAACAGCAGAAGAATTCTCAGTTAGAATAGGGGGACGCGAAAGAGCAAT ATGTCTGATCACAGCTGTATGCGCTGGTGTGCTTTATGGTCTTAATTTTGTCCCAGTGATATACATGATTGACAATCCAGACAGATATCCCAACTATCCGAAAGATGGACTCGCTTATGTGCTGTCACATTTTTTCGGCATATTTGTTTCTGCAACGATAATTTTCATAGTCTACGGAATTGCTAG GAAAAATCAACCTTATGCATCTCCAGAGCTTGTGCTGCCGGGTTTCCTAGCTGGTTTATTGTGGGGAGTTGGGCAATCCGCCTTCTTTGTTGCAAATCAGCATCTTTCACAGGCGATTTCATTTCCTATAATAACGGGACTTCCCGGATGTGTTGCATCTGCATGGGGAATTTTTTACTTTCGGGAAATCACA GGTTCACGCAATATGTTGATGTATTCCATAGCGTTGCTCTCATCAGTAAGCGGAGCCGTACTGGTCGGATTGTCGAAGGAGATCCATATGTGA